One segment of Capnocytophaga sp. oral taxon 878 DNA contains the following:
- a CDS encoding leucine-rich repeat domain-containing protein, producing MKKVFFLAASLAALAFTSCSKNDDNENKNDVPATDYQLNADGLTLVKWTNTNTTTLDMQADSKLQRVNTIGFEAFKSLNLTSIVFPNSLKEIGESAFSGTKLKGGVKFNTTSNVVFGKEAFYFSDIESVQLPYTTEISRSMFSHCYYLKEVTFGKVGVISNGAFHSCHALTQIDLKGSGVREIGEAAFASCTGLSNVYLPASVEKIGDLTFGYCKSLKSITIEALNPPTLAGDIFFGLNATQIPNIYVPAISVDDYKKAAIWSTYAAKIHPKP from the coding sequence ATGAAAAAAGTATTTTTTTTAGCAGCTTCTTTAGCTGCTCTTGCCTTTACAAGTTGCAGTAAAAATGACGACAATGAAAACAAAAACGATGTCCCTGCCACCGATTATCAATTAAACGCAGACGGACTTACTTTAGTAAAATGGACCAACACCAACACCACTACCCTTGATATGCAAGCCGATAGCAAGCTGCAAAGAGTAAACACCATAGGATTCGAAGCCTTCAAAAGCTTAAATCTTACCTCTATCGTATTCCCCAATAGCTTAAAAGAAATAGGCGAAAGTGCTTTTTCAGGCACAAAACTTAAAGGAGGGGTAAAGTTTAACACTACCTCTAATGTAGTTTTTGGCAAAGAGGCTTTCTATTTCTCAGATATAGAATCTGTGCAATTGCCTTATACTACCGAAATTTCTCGCAGTATGTTTTCTCATTGCTACTATCTAAAAGAAGTAACTTTCGGCAAAGTAGGAGTTATAAGTAATGGCGCATTCCACTCTTGCCACGCCCTTACACAGATAGACTTAAAAGGCTCAGGAGTTAGAGAAATAGGCGAAGCAGCTTTTGCTAGTTGTACAGGTCTTTCTAATGTATACCTACCTGCTTCTGTTGAAAAGATTGGCGACCTTACTTTCGGATACTGCAAATCATTGAAAAGCATCACTATTGAGGCGCTTAACCCTCCTACTTTAGCTGGCGATATCTTCTTTGGCTTGAATGCAACCCAAATCCCTAATATCTACGTACCTGCTATATCAGTAGACGATTACAAAAAAGCAGCCATTTGGAGTACTTACGCAGCTAAAATACACCCTAAACCATAA
- a CDS encoding glycosyltransferase family 1 protein: MNIGFDAKRAFHNFRGLGNYSRDLIRILQGKRVGEIYLFNPMKRKFRGVVIDAHTREITPRSFFWRRLKSLWRSVRITAIARKLPLDVYHGLSGEIPKGISKYVPTVVTIHDLIFMRYPELYSFFDRKIHYRKFKYAAQRAHRIIAISEQTKRDIVAYLGVPEEKIDVVYQGCHKAFKEEYPAEEKERVRRKYNLPERFVLNVGAIEPRKNALEVVKAVEPLDISVVLVGKQTAYYKEIEAYAQQQGMADRVLVLKGVPMEDLAVIYQLARVFCYPSVFEGFGIPIIEALFSRTPVITSKGSCFGEAGGEHSVYVDLNNAAVEIREAIVRIEGDAQLRETMIEEGYVYAQRFTDEVVYRELMKVYEKVMKR; the protein is encoded by the coding sequence ATGAATATAGGTTTTGACGCTAAACGTGCTTTTCATAATTTTAGGGGGTTGGGTAATTACAGTAGAGACCTTATTAGGATTTTGCAGGGGAAAAGGGTGGGGGAGATTTATCTGTTCAACCCTATGAAGCGTAAGTTTCGGGGGGTGGTGATTGATGCACATACGAGGGAGATTACGCCGAGGAGTTTTTTTTGGCGTAGGCTGAAGAGTTTGTGGCGGAGTGTAAGGATTACAGCTATTGCGAGGAAGTTGCCTTTGGATGTGTACCACGGCCTATCGGGGGAGATACCTAAGGGTATTAGTAAGTATGTGCCTACGGTGGTTACGATACACGATCTTATATTTATGAGGTACCCAGAGTTGTATTCTTTTTTTGATAGGAAGATACATTATAGAAAGTTTAAGTATGCGGCGCAGAGGGCACATCGTATTATTGCGATTAGTGAGCAGACGAAGCGTGATATAGTAGCGTATTTGGGTGTGCCAGAGGAAAAGATAGATGTGGTGTACCAAGGTTGCCATAAGGCTTTTAAGGAAGAGTACCCAGCAGAAGAGAAAGAGAGGGTACGGAGGAAGTACAATTTGCCAGAACGCTTTGTGCTGAATGTGGGGGCTATAGAACCGCGCAAGAACGCTTTGGAGGTGGTGAAGGCTGTTGAACCGCTGGATATATCGGTAGTGCTGGTAGGAAAACAGACGGCTTATTACAAGGAGATAGAGGCTTATGCCCAGCAGCAGGGTATGGCAGATAGGGTGCTGGTGCTGAAGGGAGTGCCGATGGAAGACCTTGCGGTGATTTACCAACTGGCAAGGGTGTTTTGCTATCCGTCGGTATTTGAGGGTTTTGGGATTCCTATTATTGAGGCGCTGTTTAGCAGGACGCCTGTGATAACCTCTAAGGGGAGTTGTTTTGGAGAGGCTGGAGGGGAGCACTCGGTATATGTGGACTTAAATAATGCTGCGGTAGAAATACGGGAGGCTATAGTGCGAATAGAAGGAGATGCGCAGCTACGGGAGACGATGATAGAAGAGGGGTATGTATACGCACAACGCTTCACAGATGAGGTGGTGTATAGAGAGCTGATGAAGGTGTATGAAAAGGTAATGAAGAGATAA
- a CDS encoding glycoside hydrolase family 97 protein, translating into MRRIILLMSLMAASVAVAQQQSSPNGNVVLTFSLTAEGTPAYKVTYKNKPVVKESTLGFSLKKAEPTTTVNEPLTKNFRVIGEQKSTFKETWRPVWGEESEILNHYNELLVSLRQEGTNRLMNIRFRVYDEGVGFRYEFPSQKELTYFVVEEELTQFAMAGDHTAWWIPGDYDTQEYDYMESKLSEIRGLMKEAVTENVSQYAFSPTGVQTSLMMKTADGLYINLHEAALIDYSLMNLDLDDKNFVFQSHLTPDAQGAKGYLMAPCHSPWRTVMVSDDARQILASRLILNLNDPCAIADTSWIKPVKYIGVWWEMITGKSSWSYTNDLPTIDLNTVDYSKTKPNGTHAANNEKVRRYIDFAAQHGFDQVLVEGWNTGWEDWFGHKKDYVFDFVTPYPDFDIKALNEYAHSKGVKLMMHHETSGSTRNYERHLTAAYELMNKYGYNSVKSGYVGDILPVGEHHYSQSTINHYLYAIKEAAKHKIMVNAHEAVRPTGICRTYPNMIGNESARGTEYEAFGGNKVFHTTILPFTRLQGGPMDYTPGIFETEMKYVNPNNNNQIRTTLARQLALYVTMYSPLQMAADLPENYEKFMDAFQFIKDVPVDWQKSVYLEAEPGRYITIARKDKHSEDWYVGCTAHEGGHNSVLSLDFLDKGKQYEATIYADAKNADWKKNPKAYTITKQKVNAKTKLKLKAANGGGYAIKIRKLAN; encoded by the coding sequence ATGAGAAGAATAATTTTGTTAATGAGCTTAATGGCGGCTTCGGTAGCTGTGGCGCAACAGCAGAGCTCGCCTAATGGCAATGTAGTACTCACGTTTTCACTGACGGCAGAGGGAACCCCTGCTTATAAGGTTACTTATAAAAACAAGCCCGTGGTGAAAGAGAGTACTTTGGGCTTTAGCCTTAAAAAGGCAGAGCCTACTACCACAGTGAACGAACCACTAACCAAGAACTTTAGAGTAATAGGAGAACAAAAATCGACCTTCAAGGAAACATGGAGACCAGTATGGGGAGAGGAATCGGAGATTTTGAACCACTATAATGAGTTGTTGGTTTCGCTTAGACAAGAAGGTACTAACCGCCTGATGAATATACGTTTTAGGGTATATGATGAGGGGGTTGGTTTTCGTTATGAATTTCCTTCGCAAAAAGAACTTACTTATTTTGTAGTGGAAGAAGAGCTTACGCAATTTGCGATGGCAGGAGACCATACGGCTTGGTGGATTCCGGGTGATTATGACACTCAGGAATACGACTATATGGAGAGCAAGCTATCGGAAATAAGAGGGCTGATGAAGGAAGCTGTTACGGAGAATGTGTCGCAATACGCATTTTCGCCAACAGGGGTACAGACCTCTTTGATGATGAAAACGGCAGATGGATTGTATATCAATTTGCATGAGGCGGCGCTTATAGACTACTCACTTATGAACTTGGATTTGGATGATAAGAACTTTGTGTTCCAGTCACATCTGACTCCAGATGCGCAAGGGGCTAAAGGTTACTTAATGGCGCCTTGCCATAGTCCTTGGCGTACTGTGATGGTAAGTGATGATGCGCGCCAAATACTTGCTTCACGCCTTATACTTAACTTAAATGACCCTTGTGCTATAGCAGATACTTCATGGATTAAACCGGTGAAGTACATAGGCGTATGGTGGGAAATGATTACAGGAAAGAGCTCATGGAGCTATACCAATGACTTGCCTACTATAGACCTTAATACTGTGGATTACAGTAAAACCAAACCTAATGGTACCCACGCAGCTAATAATGAGAAGGTACGTAGGTATATTGATTTTGCTGCGCAACACGGTTTTGACCAAGTGCTAGTAGAGGGATGGAACACAGGTTGGGAAGACTGGTTTGGTCATAAAAAAGACTATGTGTTTGACTTTGTAACTCCTTATCCTGATTTTGATATTAAAGCGCTTAATGAGTATGCGCATAGTAAAGGGGTGAAACTTATGATGCACCACGAAACATCGGGCTCGACACGTAACTATGAGCGCCATTTGACAGCGGCTTATGAGCTAATGAACAAATATGGATATAACTCGGTTAAGAGTGGGTATGTGGGAGATATATTGCCTGTAGGAGAACATCACTACAGCCAATCGACTATTAACCACTACTTATATGCGATAAAAGAAGCTGCTAAGCATAAGATTATGGTAAATGCACACGAGGCTGTACGCCCTACTGGTATCTGTCGTACTTATCCTAATATGATAGGAAATGAATCGGCAAGGGGAACAGAGTATGAGGCTTTTGGAGGTAATAAGGTGTTCCATACAACTATTTTGCCTTTTACACGCTTGCAAGGAGGGCCTATGGACTATACTCCTGGTATCTTTGAGACAGAAATGAAGTATGTGAACCCTAATAACAACAACCAGATACGCACTACTTTGGCACGCCAATTAGCCTTGTATGTGACAATGTACAGTCCGCTACAAATGGCAGCAGACTTACCAGAGAACTATGAGAAGTTTATGGATGCCTTCCAATTTATTAAAGATGTACCTGTGGACTGGCAAAAGAGTGTGTACTTAGAAGCAGAACCAGGACGTTATATCACTATTGCACGTAAAGACAAACATAGTGAAGACTGGTATGTAGGTTGTACTGCTCATGAAGGAGGACACAACTCGGTACTTAGCTTAGATTTCTTGGATAAAGGCAAGCAGTATGAAGCTACCATTTATGCTGATGCTAAGAATGCTGATTGGAAGAAGAATCCTAAAGCATATACTATTACTAAACAAAAAGTGAATGCTAAGACTAAATTGAAACTTAAAGCCGCTAATGGTGGAGGGTACGCTATAAAAATTAGGAAATTAGCAAATTAG
- a CDS encoding TonB-dependent receptor translates to MKVKIHKLLYAVVFFLCVSYGYAQQIPLKGNVKDGAGQPLMEVSVLVKGTNHGTATDLDGNYQLNVDKGATLVFSAIGYKTHEVKVTGNTLNVTLQEEVQMLDAVEVVAIGYGSARKKDLTGSVNMVTDKEFNKAPAVNADQLLQGKVAGVQMSSAGGAPGEGQTIRIRGNGSLSLTSNPLIVVDGIPMNDGGVGGSRSIFNSINPEDIESMTVLKDASSTAIFGSRAANGVVMITTKKGKANQPLKISFNTSMAIQDVNKYVNVMNAEQFRETVKGLNNAEATALLGTADTNWQKEIYQTAPMSNSTLVLSGAYKSLPYRVSVGHSYADGVLRTDNFKRTNAKISLTPRFFDNSLKLELNANGTYMQNRFANKEAIGTSVGYDPTQSVFGGPAKYGNYHTWVDPITTNRYNLAPNNPMALLAFTNDTSKVYRFIGNAKVDYTLPFFKDITASVNFGIDHSKGEGDKITDRRMPTPTPGFDGARTTYTNKATNKLFDAYVNYTKDIKEKHNVGLMVGHSYQSFEFDDNSTDYSYFVNPGDNKTIPTINKSRNVLMSFFGRANYSYDERYMFTATLRADASSKLNPDDRWGYFPSVALAWNVKNESFLKENEKISEFKLRFGYGEVGNVNGLGDYLFLTNYTRSQDGASYQFGNAFYQTYRPGVTNKKLRWEVGNTLNAGIDFGFWQNRLTGTLDVYRKVTKDLIAETTIDPFTNFKNRVNANVGDMENKGVEFGLSVIPVRDTEKNIRWSLNYNIAYNDNKITRMPDDQPTGGIEGGTNNRVQLHRQGETPYSFFVYQQVYDTQGKPIENTFVDRNGNGKIDEGDRYLYKSPFAPVTMGFGTDLTYKNWDLNITTRANIGNYVYNNSQSRLDQLSEITSNSGFLRNIKANHADSNFIRHNDQAWNSDYYVENASFFKLDNITLGYTFPNTDKRYIRLYATVQNVWTLTKYSGLDPEVFGGIDNNFYPRPQTYLVGLNINF, encoded by the coding sequence ATGAAAGTAAAAATTCACAAACTACTTTATGCAGTAGTATTCTTTTTGTGCGTGAGCTATGGCTATGCACAACAGATTCCTTTAAAAGGGAATGTAAAGGATGGAGCAGGGCAGCCGCTTATGGAGGTGAGTGTGTTAGTAAAAGGGACTAACCACGGTACTGCTACCGATTTAGATGGGAACTATCAGCTAAATGTTGATAAGGGAGCTACCCTTGTGTTCTCGGCAATAGGTTACAAAACCCACGAGGTGAAAGTAACAGGTAATACATTGAACGTTACCTTACAGGAAGAGGTACAGATGCTAGATGCTGTAGAGGTAGTGGCTATTGGGTATGGTTCGGCTAGGAAGAAAGACCTAACTGGATCGGTAAATATGGTAACTGATAAGGAGTTTAATAAAGCGCCAGCTGTAAATGCAGACCAGTTATTACAAGGTAAAGTAGCTGGGGTGCAAATGAGTTCGGCTGGAGGTGCTCCTGGTGAAGGGCAAACAATCCGTATTCGTGGTAATGGATCATTGTCATTGACTTCTAACCCTCTTATTGTAGTGGATGGAATCCCGATGAATGATGGAGGAGTAGGAGGATCACGTAGTATATTCAACTCAATCAACCCTGAAGATATTGAGAGTATGACTGTACTAAAAGACGCTTCATCTACCGCTATTTTTGGTTCACGTGCTGCTAATGGTGTGGTTATGATTACTACTAAAAAAGGTAAAGCTAACCAACCTTTGAAAATCAGTTTCAATACTAGTATGGCTATTCAAGATGTGAATAAGTACGTAAATGTAATGAACGCAGAGCAGTTTCGTGAAACTGTAAAAGGGCTTAACAATGCTGAAGCTACCGCTCTTTTGGGTACAGCTGATACTAATTGGCAAAAAGAAATATACCAAACAGCCCCAATGAGCAATAGTACTTTGGTGCTTTCGGGAGCTTATAAGAGTTTGCCTTATCGTGTATCAGTAGGGCACTCATACGCTGATGGGGTGTTACGTACCGATAACTTCAAACGTACTAATGCTAAGATAAGCTTAACTCCTCGCTTTTTTGATAACTCATTGAAGTTGGAACTTAATGCTAATGGTACTTATATGCAAAACCGTTTTGCTAATAAAGAGGCTATAGGTACATCAGTAGGTTATGACCCTACCCAATCGGTATTTGGAGGTCCTGCTAAATACGGTAACTACCATACTTGGGTAGATCCTATTACAACAAATCGTTATAACTTAGCACCTAACAACCCTATGGCATTGCTTGCTTTTACCAACGACACTTCAAAAGTATATCGCTTTATAGGAAATGCTAAAGTTGATTACACTTTGCCTTTCTTTAAAGATATTACAGCAAGTGTGAACTTTGGTATTGACCACAGTAAAGGAGAAGGAGATAAAATTACAGATAGACGTATGCCTACTCCTACTCCAGGATTTGACGGAGCAAGAACTACTTACACTAATAAAGCTACCAACAAATTATTTGATGCTTATGTGAACTACACTAAAGATATTAAAGAAAAGCACAATGTGGGCTTGATGGTAGGACACTCATATCAATCATTTGAATTTGATGATAACTCCACTGATTACAGTTATTTTGTGAACCCAGGAGATAACAAGACTATTCCTACTATTAATAAGAGTAGAAACGTGCTAATGTCATTCTTTGGACGTGCTAACTATAGCTATGATGAGCGTTATATGTTTACAGCTACCCTTCGTGCTGATGCTTCATCAAAATTAAATCCGGATGACCGTTGGGGTTATTTCCCATCAGTAGCGTTGGCTTGGAATGTGAAGAATGAATCATTCTTAAAAGAGAATGAGAAGATAAGCGAATTTAAATTGCGTTTTGGTTATGGTGAAGTAGGTAACGTAAATGGATTGGGAGATTACTTATTCCTTACCAATTACACTCGTAGCCAAGATGGAGCTTCTTACCAATTTGGCAATGCATTTTATCAAACTTATCGCCCAGGGGTAACTAACAAAAAACTTCGTTGGGAGGTAGGTAATACTTTGAATGCTGGTATTGACTTTGGTTTCTGGCAAAATCGTTTGACTGGTACTCTTGATGTGTACAGGAAAGTTACTAAAGACCTTATAGCAGAAACAACTATTGACCCTTTCACCAACTTTAAAAACCGCGTAAATGCGAATGTGGGTGATATGGAAAACAAAGGGGTAGAGTTTGGCTTAAGTGTAATACCTGTACGAGATACGGAAAAGAATATCCGTTGGAGTTTGAACTACAATATAGCTTATAACGATAATAAAATTACCCGTATGCCTGATGACCAACCTACTGGTGGTATAGAAGGAGGTACTAACAACCGTGTACAATTACACCGCCAAGGAGAAACTCCTTACTCTTTCTTTGTATACCAACAAGTGTATGATACACAAGGCAAACCTATTGAAAATACATTCGTAGATAGAAATGGTAATGGTAAAATTGATGAAGGAGACCGCTACTTGTACAAATCACCTTTTGCACCTGTGACTATGGGCTTTGGTACAGACCTTACTTATAAAAACTGGGATTTGAACATTACTACCCGTGCTAATATAGGTAATTATGTGTATAACAACAGTCAGTCACGTTTAGACCAATTAAGTGAAATTACTTCTAACAGTGGTTTCTTACGCAATATTAAGGCTAACCACGCTGATAGTAACTTTATACGCCACAATGACCAAGCGTGGAATAGCGACTACTATGTAGAAAATGCTTCTTTCTTTAAGTTGGATAACATTACTTTAGGTTATACATTCCCTAATACAGATAAAAGGTATATCCGTTTGTACGCTACAGTACAAAATGTATGGACACTTACTAAATACAGTGGTTTAGACCCTGAAGTATTTGGAGGTATAGATAATAACTTTTATCCACGTCCGCAAACCTACTTAGTAGGGCTTAATATTAACTTTTAA
- a CDS encoding RagB/SusD family nutrient uptake outer membrane protein, with protein sequence MKKYIKHSILGLTLALSLTACLKDLDQEPIDPDSFTEKDVFRNATEARSALAKIYASLSLTGQKGPAGDGDIAGADEGSTGFTRVQFYLQEASTDEALIRWSDAGVPDFHNMSWTPSNTFTNAYYNRLGQQIAFANSFIDNAQALATDEEVKYYIAEARFIRAYAYYNVIDAFGNAPLVTSSKADLKPAQNTRAELFSFVETELKELETVLKSARTNEYGRVDQVAAQALLARLYLNAEQYIGVKKYTECVTYAKKVIASSYSLHTTDKNSNGTAYDDLFLADNDTNGAQNEFIFVASFDGLNTKTYGGPAFIMHGGTGGKMNASELGINGGWGGITTTKEFVNKFEVSARNGNNEPTAWKDKRAMFHTDGQTFESTDYVKDFTKGGYAITKFRNVTSAGVVGKDPGKDFPDTDLPLIRLAEVYLTYAEAVLRGGQGGDKPTALGYINQLRARAYGNASGNIAESDLTLDFILDERARELYWEGLRRTDLVRYKKFTTADYLWSVKGGAASGVAVPDYRNLYPIPSDALTANENLRQNTGY encoded by the coding sequence ATGAAAAAATATATAAAACATAGTATTTTAGGACTTACCTTAGCACTCTCGCTTACTGCTTGCTTGAAGGACTTAGATCAAGAACCTATAGACCCAGATAGCTTTACAGAGAAAGATGTATTTAGAAATGCAACTGAAGCAAGAAGTGCCTTGGCTAAGATATACGCTTCTTTGTCACTAACGGGACAAAAAGGGCCTGCGGGAGATGGTGATATAGCAGGAGCAGATGAGGGTTCTACTGGATTTACTCGGGTACAGTTTTACTTACAAGAAGCCAGTACAGATGAAGCCCTTATACGCTGGAGTGATGCTGGAGTGCCAGACTTTCATAATATGAGCTGGACACCTTCTAACACTTTTACTAATGCTTATTACAACCGCTTGGGACAGCAAATAGCTTTTGCTAACTCATTTATTGATAATGCGCAAGCACTGGCTACTGATGAGGAGGTGAAGTATTATATAGCTGAAGCTCGTTTTATCCGTGCTTATGCTTATTACAATGTAATAGATGCCTTTGGTAATGCGCCTTTGGTAACCTCATCAAAAGCGGATTTGAAACCTGCTCAAAATACACGTGCAGAGCTTTTTAGTTTTGTAGAGACAGAATTAAAAGAACTTGAAACGGTATTAAAATCGGCACGTACTAATGAATATGGACGTGTAGACCAAGTAGCAGCCCAAGCATTACTTGCCCGCTTATACCTTAATGCTGAGCAATATATAGGAGTTAAGAAGTATACCGAATGTGTTACTTATGCTAAAAAGGTAATAGCTTCATCGTACAGCTTACATACTACTGATAAGAATAGTAATGGTACTGCTTATGATGATTTGTTCCTTGCTGATAATGATACTAACGGAGCGCAAAACGAGTTTATTTTTGTAGCAAGTTTTGATGGACTTAATACTAAGACTTATGGAGGTCCTGCTTTCATTATGCATGGAGGTACTGGTGGTAAGATGAACGCATCGGAGCTAGGTATTAATGGAGGCTGGGGTGGTATTACTACTACTAAAGAATTTGTTAATAAATTTGAAGTTTCGGCACGGAATGGAAACAATGAGCCTACTGCTTGGAAAGATAAGCGTGCTATGTTCCATACTGATGGGCAAACTTTTGAAAGTACTGATTATGTAAAAGACTTCACAAAAGGTGGTTATGCTATTACTAAGTTCAGAAATGTGACTTCGGCTGGAGTTGTAGGTAAAGATCCTGGTAAAGATTTTCCTGATACTGACTTACCTCTTATCCGTTTGGCAGAGGTGTATCTTACTTATGCTGAAGCTGTGTTACGTGGTGGACAAGGAGGTGATAAACCTACTGCCTTAGGTTATATTAACCAGTTACGCGCTCGTGCTTATGGTAATGCTTCGGGCAATATAGCTGAAAGCGACCTTACTTTAGACTTTATCTTGGATGAGCGTGCTCGTGAATTGTACTGGGAAGGCTTACGCCGTACAGACCTTGTACGTTACAAAAAATTCACTACTGCTGATTATCTGTGGTCTGTTAAAGGGGGTGCAGCATCGGGGGTAGCGGTTCCTGATTATAGGAATTTGTATCCTATACCAAGTGATGCCCTTACTGCGAATGAAAACCTTAGACAAAATACAGGATACTAA
- a CDS encoding SusE domain-containing protein, with translation MKNILKTILLCSGVALLVACEKDEEKVVMNANARVESNLSASALVLDKTQTNTTALTVNWEEKDFGVNVAPKYTVEIANAAGKKKLLSADKSPLTLTHKELNEYLVGLGLKTGVATNVTVAVKAALSDQRSIVSSEKSLTVTPYFDEIKPSEWGVVGSATPNAWNGPDIKMWNAADGNLVAYATLSAGEIKFRKNNDWGVNLGGSNGKLSSGGANIAVAAGTYKITIDLSKNTYTIETYSWGVVGDLNTWGKTPDTKMSYEGSTASWVAKNVTLTEAGSIKFRLNSDWGTNFGADSTDNPAKALEGDVKTGGNNIQLPAGTYNVSFSFDANNKGTYKIEKL, from the coding sequence ATGAAAAATATACTAAAAACTATACTTTTGTGTTCGGGTGTTGCCTTACTTGTAGCTTGTGAAAAAGATGAAGAGAAGGTGGTGATGAATGCTAATGCCCGTGTAGAATCAAATCTATCGGCTAGTGCCTTGGTGCTTGATAAAACCCAAACAAACACTACTGCCCTTACTGTAAATTGGGAAGAAAAGGATTTTGGGGTAAATGTAGCTCCTAAATATACGGTAGAGATAGCTAATGCAGCTGGGAAGAAGAAATTACTTTCGGCTGATAAATCTCCTTTAACGCTTACTCATAAAGAGTTAAATGAATATTTAGTAGGGTTAGGTCTTAAAACAGGAGTGGCAACTAATGTTACTGTAGCTGTAAAGGCAGCCCTTAGTGACCAACGTAGTATTGTATCATCGGAAAAAAGCCTTACTGTAACTCCTTACTTTGATGAAATTAAACCAAGTGAGTGGGGTGTGGTAGGTAGTGCTACTCCTAATGCTTGGAATGGTCCTGATATTAAAATGTGGAATGCTGCTGATGGCAATTTAGTAGCTTATGCTACTTTGTCTGCTGGGGAAATAAAGTTTAGAAAGAACAATGATTGGGGTGTAAACCTTGGTGGTTCTAACGGTAAACTCTCATCAGGTGGAGCTAATATAGCTGTAGCAGCAGGTACTTACAAAATCACTATCGACCTAAGTAAAAATACTTATACTATTGAGACTTATTCATGGGGTGTAGTGGGTGACTTGAATACTTGGGGAAAAACTCCTGATACTAAGATGAGCTATGAGGGAAGTACTGCTTCTTGGGTAGCGAAGAATGTGACTCTTACAGAAGCGGGTAGTATTAAATTCCGCTTAAATAGTGATTGGGGAACTAACTTTGGTGCTGATAGTACTGATAATCCTGCTAAGGCTTTGGAAGGAGATGTAAAAACTGGTGGTAATAACATTCAATTACCTGCTGGAACTTACAATGTGTCTTTCTCATTTGATGCTAATAACAAGGGGACTTACAAGATAGAGAAATTGTAA